Proteins encoded by one window of Grus americana isolate bGruAme1 chromosome 7, bGruAme1.mat, whole genome shotgun sequence:
- the FHIP2A gene encoding FHF complex subunit HOOK interacting protein 2A isoform X4, producing MFSKFTSILQHAVEALAPSLPLQEDFVYHWKAITHYYIETSDDKAPVTDTNIPSHLEQMLDILVQEENERESGETGPCMEYLLHHKILETLYTLGKADCPPGMKQQVLAFYTKLLGRIRQPLLPHINVHRPVQKLIRLCGEVLATPTENEEIQFLCIVCAKLKQDPYLVNFFLEVIQDPVLHLCRRQSKLKAMASKGSASVITEDMIKGQDSLTADTGQPIQPEETPSAAGAEQMEKEDDLLQQADDLSFSLDELNVTSSPESSPVCPNQDYNLVNSLLNLTKSPDGRIAVKACEGLMLLVSLPEPAAAKCLTQSTCLCELLTDRLATLYKALPQSLDPLDIETVEAINWGLDSYSHKEDASAFPGKRALISFLSWFDYCDQLIKEAQKTAAVAMAKAVRERFFIDVMEPQLMQTSEIGILTSTALLHRIVRQVTSDVLLQETVYFILGEHREPETLTDINRHPLRHRLIEHCDHISDEISIMTLRMFEHLLQKPNEHILYNLVLRNLEERNYMEYKPLCQEDKDVVENGQFAGAVDLEEDPLFTDLSPDNTLSTQEWLSASPPVSPEHPKNDGKTEVHKIVNSFLCLVPDEAKSSYHVEGTGYDTYLRDAHRQFRDYCVICLRWEWPGSPRSLEKCNLEASFFEGHFLKVLFERMGRILDQLEKTVTSAWKVSRSSTQLPELRSLLPFL from the exons ATGTTCTCCAAGTTCACCTCCATCCTGCAGCACGCCGTGGAGGCG CTTGCACCTTCCCTTCCATTACAAGAAGATTTTGTTTACCACTGGAAAGCAATCACCCATTACTACATAGAAACATCAg ATGACAAAGCTCCTGTGACTGATACAAACATTCCTTCTCACCTGGAACAGATGTTGGATATTCTagttcaagaagaaaatgagagggaATCAGGAGAAACAGGACCGTGTATGGAATATTTGCTACATCACAAGATTTTGGAGACACTCTACACATTAGGAAAAGCTGAT tgtccTCCAGGAATGAAACAGCAAGTTTTGGCTTTTTACACAAAACTTCTTGGAAGAATACGGCAACCTCTTCTTCCCCACATAAATGTGCATAGGCCAGTGCAG AAATTAATCAGGCTGTGTGGTGAAGTTCTGGCAACGCcaacagaaaatgaggaaattcaGTTTCTCTGTATAGTATGTGCAAAGCTGAAACAGGATCCCTACCTTGTCAACTTCTTCCTTGAG GTCATTCAGGATCCTGTTTTGCACCTTTGCAGGAGGCAG agTAAGTTAAAAGCAATGGCTTCCAAAGGATCAGCAAGTGTAATCACAGAGGACATGATAAAAGGCCAAGACTCTTTGACAGCAGACACAGGACAGCCCATTCAGCCTGAAGAAACACCAAGTGCTGCTGGAGCGGAGCAAATGGAGAAGGAAGATGACCTCCTGCAACAGGCAGATGATCTCTCTTTCAGTCTGGATGAACTAAATGTCACATCGTCACCTGAGTCCTCCCCTGTTTGTCCAAATCAAGACTATAATTTAGTGAATTCTCTACTAAACCTCACTAAAAGTCCC GACGGCCGGATAGCAGTGAAGGCCTGTGAAGGCCTCATGCTTTTGGTGAGTTTGCCAGAACCAGCAGCTGCCAAGTGCCTGACTCAAAGCACTTGTTTATGTGAATTGTTGACAGACAGGCTGGCCACCCTCTACAAAGCCCTGCCTCAGTCACTGGATCCCTTAGACATTGAAACAGTGGAGGCAATTAACTGGGg TTTGGATTCCTATAGCCACAAAGAAGATGCATCTGCTTTTCCAGGGAAAAGAGCGTTGATTTCGTTTCTTTCATGGTTTGACTACTGTGATCAACTCATCAAAGAGGCACAAAAG ACTGCTGCTGTTGCTATGGCAAAAGCTGTGCGGGAACGATTTTTCATTGATGTTATGGAACCCCAGCTGATGCAAAC TTCAGAGATCGGAATCCTCACATCAACTGCACTATTGCATCGCATTGTTCGTCAGGTGACTTCAGATGTCCTGCTGCAGgaaacagtttattttataCTTGGAGAACACAGAGAGCCAGAAACTTTGACAGACATCAACAGACATCCGTTGCGACACAGGTTAATCGAACACTGTGATCATATTTCTGATGAG ATCAGCATCATGACTTTGCGAATGTTTGAGCACCTTTTGCAAAAACCCAATGAGCACATTCTTTATAATTTGGTTCTGAGaaatttagaagaaagaaaCTATATGGAATACAAGCCTCTCTGTCAAGAAGATAAAGATGTGGTAGAGAATGGACAGTTTGCAGGAGCAGT AGACCTAGAGGAAGATCCGTTATTTACTGATCTGTCTCCAGATAATACATTGTCAACTCAAGAATGGCTCAGTGCTTCTCCACCTGTCAGTCCAGAACATCCAAAAAATGATGGGAAGACTGAAGTTCACAAAATTGTAAATAG TTTTCTCTGTCTTGTACCTGATGAAGCTAAGTCATCATACCATGTGGAGGGTACAGGTTACGATACTTACCTCAGAGATGCCCACAGACAA TTCCGGGATTATTGTGTCATCTGCTTACGGTGGGAGTGGCCTGGATCTCCCAGATCTTTGGAAAAGTGCAATTTAGAAGCATCATTTTTTGAAGGACACTTCTTGAAAGTCCTGTTTGAAAGAATGGGCAGGATTCTTGATCAG TTAGAAAAAACTGTTACCAGTGCATGGAAAGTTTCTAGAAG
- the FHIP2A gene encoding FHF complex subunit HOOK interacting protein 2A isoform X3 — protein sequence MFSKFTSILQHAVEALAPSLPLQEDFVYHWKAITHYYIETSDDKAPVTDTNIPSHLEQMLDILVQEENERESGETGPCMEYLLHHKILETLYTLGKADCPPGMKQQVLAFYTKLLGRIRQPLLPHINVHRPVQKLIRLCGEVLATPTENEEIQFLCIVCAKLKQDPYLVNFFLEVIQDPVLHLCRRQSKLKAMASKGSASVITEDMIKGQDSLTADTGQPIQPEETPSAAGAEQMEKEDDLLQQADDLSFSLDELNVTSSPESSPVCPNQDYNLVNSLLNLTKSPDGRIAVKACEGLMLLVSLPEPAAAKCLTQSTCLCELLTDRLATLYKALPQSLDPLDIETVEAINWGLDSYSHKEDASAFPGKRALISFLSWFDYCDQLIKEAQKTAAVAMAKAVRERFFIDVMEPQLMQTSEIGILTSTALLHRIVRQVTSDVLLQETVYFILGEHREPETLTDINRHPLRHRLIEHCDHISDEISIMTLRMFEHLLQKPNEHILYNLVLRNLEERNYMEYKPLCQEDKDVVENGQFAGAVDLEEDPLFTDLSPDNTLSTQEWLSASPPVSPEHPKNDGKTEVHKIVNSFLCLVPDEAKSSYHVEGTGYDTYLRDAHRQFRDYCVICLRWEWPGSPRSLEKCNLEASFFEGHFLKVLFERMGRILDQLEKTVTSAWKVSRSSNRNSNLSEQCSTWYYFVSFSSCEHQIMLVASKLPDELTDSDNSKDLVLQFS from the exons ATGTTCTCCAAGTTCACCTCCATCCTGCAGCACGCCGTGGAGGCG CTTGCACCTTCCCTTCCATTACAAGAAGATTTTGTTTACCACTGGAAAGCAATCACCCATTACTACATAGAAACATCAg ATGACAAAGCTCCTGTGACTGATACAAACATTCCTTCTCACCTGGAACAGATGTTGGATATTCTagttcaagaagaaaatgagagggaATCAGGAGAAACAGGACCGTGTATGGAATATTTGCTACATCACAAGATTTTGGAGACACTCTACACATTAGGAAAAGCTGAT tgtccTCCAGGAATGAAACAGCAAGTTTTGGCTTTTTACACAAAACTTCTTGGAAGAATACGGCAACCTCTTCTTCCCCACATAAATGTGCATAGGCCAGTGCAG AAATTAATCAGGCTGTGTGGTGAAGTTCTGGCAACGCcaacagaaaatgaggaaattcaGTTTCTCTGTATAGTATGTGCAAAGCTGAAACAGGATCCCTACCTTGTCAACTTCTTCCTTGAG GTCATTCAGGATCCTGTTTTGCACCTTTGCAGGAGGCAG agTAAGTTAAAAGCAATGGCTTCCAAAGGATCAGCAAGTGTAATCACAGAGGACATGATAAAAGGCCAAGACTCTTTGACAGCAGACACAGGACAGCCCATTCAGCCTGAAGAAACACCAAGTGCTGCTGGAGCGGAGCAAATGGAGAAGGAAGATGACCTCCTGCAACAGGCAGATGATCTCTCTTTCAGTCTGGATGAACTAAATGTCACATCGTCACCTGAGTCCTCCCCTGTTTGTCCAAATCAAGACTATAATTTAGTGAATTCTCTACTAAACCTCACTAAAAGTCCC GACGGCCGGATAGCAGTGAAGGCCTGTGAAGGCCTCATGCTTTTGGTGAGTTTGCCAGAACCAGCAGCTGCCAAGTGCCTGACTCAAAGCACTTGTTTATGTGAATTGTTGACAGACAGGCTGGCCACCCTCTACAAAGCCCTGCCTCAGTCACTGGATCCCTTAGACATTGAAACAGTGGAGGCAATTAACTGGGg TTTGGATTCCTATAGCCACAAAGAAGATGCATCTGCTTTTCCAGGGAAAAGAGCGTTGATTTCGTTTCTTTCATGGTTTGACTACTGTGATCAACTCATCAAAGAGGCACAAAAG ACTGCTGCTGTTGCTATGGCAAAAGCTGTGCGGGAACGATTTTTCATTGATGTTATGGAACCCCAGCTGATGCAAAC TTCAGAGATCGGAATCCTCACATCAACTGCACTATTGCATCGCATTGTTCGTCAGGTGACTTCAGATGTCCTGCTGCAGgaaacagtttattttataCTTGGAGAACACAGAGAGCCAGAAACTTTGACAGACATCAACAGACATCCGTTGCGACACAGGTTAATCGAACACTGTGATCATATTTCTGATGAG ATCAGCATCATGACTTTGCGAATGTTTGAGCACCTTTTGCAAAAACCCAATGAGCACATTCTTTATAATTTGGTTCTGAGaaatttagaagaaagaaaCTATATGGAATACAAGCCTCTCTGTCAAGAAGATAAAGATGTGGTAGAGAATGGACAGTTTGCAGGAGCAGT AGACCTAGAGGAAGATCCGTTATTTACTGATCTGTCTCCAGATAATACATTGTCAACTCAAGAATGGCTCAGTGCTTCTCCACCTGTCAGTCCAGAACATCCAAAAAATGATGGGAAGACTGAAGTTCACAAAATTGTAAATAG TTTTCTCTGTCTTGTACCTGATGAAGCTAAGTCATCATACCATGTGGAGGGTACAGGTTACGATACTTACCTCAGAGATGCCCACAGACAA TTCCGGGATTATTGTGTCATCTGCTTACGGTGGGAGTGGCCTGGATCTCCCAGATCTTTGGAAAAGTGCAATTTAGAAGCATCATTTTTTGAAGGACACTTCTTGAAAGTCCTGTTTGAAAGAATGGGCAGGATTCTTGATCAG TTAGAAAAAACTGTTACCAGTGCATGGAAAGTTTCTAGAAG TTCCAATCGCAACAGCAATCTGTCTGAACAATGCAGCACGTGGTACtactttgtttccttctcttcttgtGAACACCAGATAATGCTCGTGGCTTCAAAGCTTCCTGATGAATTGACTGACTCAGACAACTCTAAGGACCTTGTCCTACAGTTCAGCTAG